Proteins from a single region of Amorphus orientalis:
- a CDS encoding ABC-F family ATP-binding cassette domain-containing protein, with translation MLTVTDLTYRIAGRTLFDGASASFPARAKVGFVGRNGTGKTTLFKLIQGDLSPESGDIRLPKGTRIGAVAQEAPASDATLTEWVLAADTERASLLAEAETATDPARIAEIHVRLSDIDAHSAEARAARILSGLGFSTAAQARPCHEFSGGWRMRVALAAVLFSAPDLLLLDEPTNYLDLEGTIWLESYLARYPHTVLLISHDRDLLNGAVDRILHLDQGKLTLYSGGYNSFARQRAEQAMLQEKRIAKQEAERKHLQAFVDRFRAKASKARQAQSRLKKLEKMETIAPVVDDQVLPIRLADPPGRLSPPIVTMEGVSVGYEPGKPILSGLTLRIDDDDRIALLGSNGNGKSTFAKLIARRLKAETGRIVAADKLTVAYFAQHQLDELVGSETPVDHVRRRLPGVPEAKVRARVANFGLAGSRMDTPADTLSGGERARLLLGLATFEGPHLLILDEPTNHLDIDSRQALMEAINDYAGAVLLISHDPYLIEACADRLWLVGNGTVAPFDGDLDDYRSMLLRTDADTTPRDGGDDRARGSAQDRRRAAAQARAELAPLKKKITAAERKLEAQQTRLATLDAALADPKLFSKDPGKGASLAKERADTAAEIAKLEEDWITLSAEYEEALSVD, from the coding sequence ATGCTGACCGTGACCGACCTCACCTACCGAATTGCCGGACGCACCCTGTTCGACGGGGCGAGCGCGAGCTTTCCCGCGCGCGCGAAGGTCGGCTTCGTCGGCCGCAACGGGACCGGCAAGACCACCCTGTTCAAGCTGATCCAGGGCGACCTGTCGCCCGAGAGCGGCGATATCCGGCTTCCCAAGGGGACCCGGATCGGGGCCGTCGCCCAGGAGGCGCCGGCCAGCGACGCGACGCTGACGGAATGGGTGCTGGCCGCCGATACCGAACGCGCGTCGCTTCTGGCGGAGGCGGAGACGGCCACGGATCCCGCGCGGATCGCCGAGATCCACGTCCGCCTGTCCGACATCGACGCCCACTCCGCGGAGGCCCGCGCGGCGCGCATCCTCTCCGGCCTCGGCTTTTCGACCGCCGCCCAGGCCCGGCCCTGCCACGAGTTCTCCGGCGGATGGCGGATGCGCGTGGCGCTCGCCGCCGTCCTGTTCTCCGCGCCAGACCTTCTGCTCCTCGACGAGCCGACGAACTATCTCGACCTGGAAGGCACGATCTGGCTGGAGAGTTATCTCGCCCGCTATCCCCATACCGTGCTGCTGATCTCGCACGACCGGGACCTTCTGAACGGCGCGGTGGACCGGATCCTGCACCTGGATCAGGGCAAGCTGACGCTTTATTCCGGCGGCTACAATTCCTTCGCGCGGCAGCGCGCAGAACAGGCCATGCTGCAGGAAAAGCGCATCGCCAAGCAGGAAGCGGAACGCAAGCACCTCCAGGCGTTCGTGGACCGCTTCCGCGCCAAGGCGTCCAAGGCGCGGCAGGCCCAGTCCCGGCTGAAGAAGCTGGAAAAGATGGAGACCATCGCGCCGGTGGTCGACGATCAGGTGCTGCCGATCCGGCTCGCCGATCCGCCGGGCCGCCTCTCGCCGCCGATCGTCACCATGGAAGGCGTCTCCGTCGGCTACGAGCCCGGAAAGCCGATCCTGTCCGGTCTGACGCTGCGCATCGACGACGACGACCGGATCGCCCTGCTCGGCTCCAACGGCAACGGCAAGTCCACGTTCGCCAAGCTGATCGCCCGCCGGCTCAAGGCCGAGACGGGCCGGATCGTCGCCGCCGACAAGCTGACCGTCGCCTATTTCGCCCAGCACCAGCTCGACGAGCTGGTCGGCAGCGAGACGCCCGTCGATCACGTCCGTCGCCGGCTTCCGGGCGTTCCGGAGGCCAAGGTCAGGGCCCGGGTCGCGAATTTCGGTCTGGCCGGATCACGGATGGACACGCCTGCCGACACGCTCTCCGGCGGCGAGCGGGCCCGGCTCCTGCTCGGCCTTGCGACCTTCGAGGGACCGCATCTTCTGATCCTCGACGAGCCGACCAACCATCTCGACATCGACAGCCGCCAGGCGCTGATGGAAGCCATCAACGACTATGCCGGCGCCGTCCTGCTGATCTCCCACGACCCCTATCTCATTGAGGCGTGCGCCGATCGGCTCTGGCTGGTTGGCAACGGCACGGTCGCGCCGTTCGACGGGGATCTCGACGACTATCGCTCGATGCTCTTGCGCACCGACGCCGACACGACCCCAAGGGACGGCGGCGACGACCGGGCGCGCGGATCGGCCCAGGATCGCCGGCGCGCGGCAGCCCAGGCCCGGGCGGAGCTGGCACCTCTGAAGAAGAAGATCACCGCGGCCGAACGCAAGCTGGAAGCGCAGCAGACCCGCCTCGCCACCCTCGATGCCGCACTCGCCGACCCGAAGCTGTTCTCGAAGGATCCGGGCAAGGGTGCCTCGCTGGCGAAGGAGCGTGCCGACACCGCCGCGGAGATCGCGAAGCTGGAAGAAGACTGGATCACGCTTTCGGCGGAGTACGAAGAAGCGCTTTCAGTCGACTGA
- a CDS encoding DinB family protein, whose translation MQHHFGMMAGYNAWCNDRLYEAAAAISDENYRADQGAFFKSVHGTLNHILVADRIWLNRFTGDGPSPSSLDEILFEEFDALRSARRAEDTRIVRFVDGLSDQALADNFHYRPMTDPSRQVSQPLAPALIHFFNHQTHHRGQVHALLTRTVGTAPSLDLIYYQRETGIGLA comes from the coding sequence ATGCAGCACCATTTTGGGATGATGGCCGGCTACAACGCGTGGTGCAATGACCGGCTTTACGAGGCCGCCGCCGCCATCTCCGACGAGAACTACCGGGCGGACCAGGGCGCGTTCTTCAAGTCGGTCCACGGCACGCTCAATCATATTCTTGTGGCCGACCGGATCTGGCTCAACCGCTTTACCGGCGACGGTCCGTCGCCGTCCTCCCTCGACGAGATCCTGTTCGAGGAGTTCGACGCGCTGCGCTCCGCCCGTCGGGCCGAGGACACGCGGATCGTCCGCTTCGTTGACGGTCTTTCCGACCAGGCGCTGGCCGACAATTTCCACTACCGGCCGATGACCGACCCCTCCCGGCAGGTCTCGCAGCCGCTTGCCCCGGCCCTGATCCACTTCTTCAACCACCAGACGCACCACCGCGGCCAGGTCCACGCGCTGCTGACACGGACCGTCGGGACGGCCCCGTCGCTCGATCTGATCTACTATCAGCGCGAGACCGGTATCGGGCTGGCCTGA
- a CDS encoding glutathione S-transferase family protein: protein MSIVLYDLCGADDRRFSPYCWRVKMALAHKGLPFETRPVPFRQIRDICDGAQTSVPVIEDDGRIVRDSFDIAVYLETTYPELPSLFGGAAGLGLSRFVDKWSVLEINATLVRMIVADIHGVLQPDDEPYFRETREKRFGARLEEVQEGREERLETLRAKLEPARQTLARQPYLSGITPLFADFILFGTLQWARIASPLQILADDDPIRPWFEGCLDLYGGIGRSAAAAA from the coding sequence ATGAGCATCGTTCTTTACGATCTGTGCGGGGCCGATGACCGGCGCTTTTCGCCCTATTGCTGGCGGGTCAAGATGGCCCTGGCGCACAAGGGCCTGCCGTTCGAGACCCGGCCGGTCCCGTTCCGCCAGATCCGCGACATCTGCGACGGGGCGCAGACCAGCGTGCCGGTGATCGAGGACGACGGGCGCATCGTGCGCGATTCCTTCGATATCGCCGTCTATCTGGAGACGACCTATCCCGAGCTGCCCTCGCTCTTCGGCGGAGCGGCCGGGCTGGGGCTGTCCCGGTTCGTGGACAAGTGGTCCGTTCTCGAGATCAACGCGACCCTGGTTCGTATGATCGTCGCCGACATTCACGGCGTCCTTCAGCCGGACGATGAACCCTATTTCCGCGAAACCCGGGAAAAGCGCTTCGGCGCCCGGCTGGAAGAGGTTCAGGAAGGCCGCGAGGAGCGGCTGGAAACGTTGCGGGCCAAGCTCGAACCGGCCCGCCAGACGCTCGCCCGCCAACCCTATCTATCTGGAATAACGCCGCTTTTCGCCGATTTCATCCTGTTCGGCACGTTGCAGTGGGCGCGGATCGCAAGTCCGTTGCAGATCCTTGCGGACGACGATCCGATCCGTCCCTGGTTCGAGGGCTGCCTGGATCTTTACGGCGGCATCGGGCGTTCGGCGGCCGCTGCCGCCTGA
- the ndk gene encoding nucleoside-diphosphate kinase, with protein MALERTFSMIKPDATRRNITGKIVDKLESAGLRVVAQKRILMSKKTAEAFYAVHSERPFFQELTEFMSSGPVVVQVLEGENAIAKNREVMGATDPAKADPGTIRAEFAESIGENSVHGSDAPGTAKEEIAFFFSGSEITG; from the coding sequence ATGGCGCTCGAACGCACCTTTTCCATGATCAAGCCGGATGCCACCCGGCGCAACATCACCGGCAAGATCGTCGACAAGCTCGAATCGGCCGGCCTCCGCGTCGTCGCGCAGAAGCGCATCCTGATGTCGAAGAAGACCGCCGAGGCCTTCTACGCGGTCCACAGCGAGCGCCCGTTCTTCCAGGAGCTCACCGAGTTCATGTCCTCCGGTCCGGTGGTCGTGCAGGTGCTGGAAGGCGAGAACGCCATCGCCAAGAACCGCGAAGTGATGGGCGCCACCGATCCGGCCAAGGCCGATCCGGGCACCATCCGCGCCGAGTTCGCGGAATCGATCGGCGAGAATTCCGTGCACGGCTCCGACGCGCCCGGCACCGCCAAGGAAGAGATCGCCTTCTTCTTCTCCGGCTCCGAAATCACCGGCTGA
- a CDS encoding 2Fe-2S iron-sulfur cluster-binding protein, which translates to MAKITYITADDETFEVNAEPGSTVMENAVRNMVPGIEAECGGACACATCHVYVDEAWTEKTGSPSEMEEDMLDFAYDVQPNSRLSCQIRVSDELNGLVVRVPERQA; encoded by the coding sequence ATGGCGAAGATCACTTACATTACCGCAGACGACGAGACCTTCGAGGTCAACGCGGAACCCGGATCCACGGTGATGGAGAACGCCGTGCGCAACATGGTGCCCGGTATCGAGGCCGAGTGCGGCGGCGCGTGCGCGTGCGCGACCTGTCACGTCTACGTGGACGAGGCCTGGACGGAGAAGACCGGGTCGCCCTCCGAAATGGAGGAGGACATGCTGGATTTCGCCTACGACGTGCAGCCGAATTCGCGCCTGTCGTGCCAGATCAGGGTGTCGGACGAGCTGAATGGACTCGTCGTCCGCGTGCCCGAACGCCAGGCCTGA
- a CDS encoding electron transfer flavoprotein-ubiquinone oxidoreductase has product MSESDAAVERESMEYDVVIVGAGPAGLSAAIRLRQLAEESGSELSVVVLEKGSEVGAHILSGAVIDPIGLDRLLPEWRNEDTPIKTAVTDDHFLYLGPSGSVRLPNMFMPGLMSNHGNYVVSLGNVCRWLGEKAEALGVEIYPGFAAAELLYDDAGAVVGVATGDMGIGKDGDRKASYTPGMELRGKYVLIAEGVRGSLAKMAISKFDLDEGRDPPKFGIGLKELWQIAPEKHRQGLVQHSFGWPLGNKTGGGSFLYHLEDNQVAVGFVVHLNYENPYLNPFEEFQRFKTHPAIAETFEGGKRLSYGARAITEGGYQSVPKLTFPGGALIGCSAGFVNVPRIKGSHNAMLSGMLAAEHVHSALAEGRANDEIEGYDAAWRSSEIGKDLWRVRNVKPLWSRFGTAVGVALGGLDMWMQSLIGVSPFGTLSHGKTDAASTRPAEECKPITYPKPDGVISFDRLSSVFLSNTNHEEDQPTHLKVQDMALQKESEWKTYAGPSQRYCPAGVYEWVDQDSDPRFVINAQNCVHCKTCDIKDPNQNIVWTVPEGGGGPNYPNM; this is encoded by the coding sequence ATGAGCGAGAGTGACGCAGCCGTCGAACGCGAAAGCATGGAGTACGACGTGGTCATCGTGGGCGCAGGGCCGGCCGGCCTGTCCGCGGCGATCCGTCTGCGACAGCTCGCCGAGGAATCCGGATCCGAACTCTCCGTGGTCGTACTCGAAAAAGGGTCCGAAGTCGGCGCCCACATCCTCTCCGGCGCGGTCATCGATCCGATCGGCCTCGACAGGCTGCTGCCCGAGTGGCGCAACGAAGATACCCCCATCAAGACGGCCGTGACCGACGACCATTTCCTGTATCTCGGTCCAAGTGGCAGCGTCCGGCTGCCCAACATGTTCATGCCCGGGCTGATGTCGAACCACGGCAACTACGTGGTTTCGCTGGGCAATGTGTGCCGCTGGCTGGGCGAAAAGGCGGAAGCGCTCGGCGTGGAAATCTATCCGGGTTTCGCCGCCGCGGAGCTTCTCTATGACGACGCCGGAGCCGTCGTCGGCGTGGCGACCGGCGACATGGGCATCGGCAAGGACGGCGACCGCAAGGCCAGCTACACGCCCGGCATGGAGCTGCGCGGCAAGTACGTGCTGATCGCCGAAGGCGTGCGCGGGTCGCTGGCGAAGATGGCGATCTCCAAGTTCGACCTGGATGAAGGCCGGGACCCGCCGAAATTCGGCATCGGACTCAAGGAACTCTGGCAGATCGCCCCCGAAAAGCACCGCCAGGGCCTCGTCCAGCATTCGTTCGGCTGGCCGCTTGGCAACAAGACCGGCGGCGGGTCGTTTCTCTATCACCTCGAAGACAATCAGGTCGCCGTGGGCTTCGTGGTTCACCTGAACTACGAGAACCCGTACCTGAACCCGTTCGAGGAGTTTCAGCGCTTCAAGACCCATCCGGCGATCGCGGAAACCTTCGAGGGCGGCAAGCGCCTGTCCTACGGCGCCCGGGCCATCACCGAGGGCGGATACCAGTCGGTGCCCAAGCTCACCTTCCCCGGCGGCGCCCTGATCGGCTGCTCGGCCGGCTTCGTGAACGTGCCGCGCATCAAGGGCTCCCACAACGCGATGCTGTCGGGAATGCTGGCGGCCGAACACGTGCATTCGGCACTGGCCGAGGGCCGCGCCAACGACGAGATCGAGGGCTACGACGCGGCCTGGCGCAGCTCGGAGATCGGCAAGGATCTGTGGCGGGTCCGCAACGTGAAACCGCTGTGGTCCCGCTTCGGCACGGCGGTCGGCGTGGCGCTCGGCGGCCTGGACATGTGGATGCAGTCACTGATCGGGGTGTCCCCGTTCGGCACCCTGTCCCACGGCAAGACCGACGCCGCCTCCACCAGGCCGGCGGAGGAGTGCAAGCCGATCACCTATCCCAAGCCGGACGGCGTGATCTCGTTCGACCGTCTGTCGTCGGTCTTCTTGTCCAACACCAATCACGAGGAAGACCAGCCGACCCACCTCAAGGTGCAGGACATGGCGCTGCAGAAGGAGTCGGAGTGGAAGACCTATGCCGGCCCGTCTCAGCGCTACTGCCCGGCCGGCGTGTACGAATGGGTCGATCAGGACAGCGATCCGCGCTTCGTGATCAACGCGCAGAACTGCGTCCACTGCAAGACGTGCGACATCAAGGACCCGAACCAGAACATTGTCTGGACCGTGCCGGAAGGCGGCGGCGGACCGAACTACCCGAACATGTAG